The proteins below are encoded in one region of Enhydrobacter sp.:
- a CDS encoding PqiC family protein, which yields MTFGRRPLVRLALPALVAACSSPEPVLYSIPMKPGPVLTGGPGVVLLHDIGLAGYLDRKEIVRSSEAYRLGVMSNDWWGESLATMLSRVLVLGLSQRLPASRIYAEGGAISADPNAVLAVNIQRLDLDSSGELELLAQAAVEFNRPTRSAARSFHIVKHPPTSNVAGQVAAISDAVAELTDGLASLLTS from the coding sequence ATGACTTTCGGTCGCCGGCCGCTCGTCCGGCTCGCCCTGCCCGCCCTGGTCGCCGCCTGCTCGTCGCCGGAGCCTGTGCTCTATTCCATACCGATGAAGCCGGGGCCGGTGCTGACCGGCGGCCCCGGGGTCGTGCTGCTCCACGACATCGGGCTGGCGGGCTATCTCGACCGCAAGGAGATCGTGCGGTCGTCCGAGGCTTACAGGCTCGGCGTGATGTCGAACGACTGGTGGGGCGAGAGTCTCGCGACGATGCTCAGTCGCGTGCTCGTGCTCGGCCTGTCGCAGCGCCTGCCGGCCAGCCGCATCTATGCCGAGGGCGGCGCCATCTCGGCCGACCCGAATGCCGTGCTGGCGGTCAATATCCAGCGGCTCGATCTCGACTCGTCCGGCGAGCTCGAGCTGCTGGCCCAGGCGGCGGTCGAGTTCAACCGCCCGACGCGCTCAGCGGCGCGCAGCTTCCATATCGTCAAGCATCCGCCGACGTCCAATGTCGCCGGGCAGGTCGCCGCCATCAGCGATGCCGTGGCCGAGTTGACGGATGGCCTTGCTTCCCTGCTTACGTCGTGA
- a CDS encoding MlaD family protein has product MDTRREAEAVPAAVSRQARRIPLIWIVPVITALIAAWLAWDTFSKRGPTITITFDSADGLQPGQSQLKFKDVTMGTVKSIAVTPDFSQVVVTVETTREAEPLLSDKTIFWVVKPQLFAGRISGLDTLLSGSYIGMLPSTEKGKVQRHFHGSANPPVLPVSAPGTVFRLETNRVGSISLGSPVFYRDIEVGTVLGWDLGHMARKVTVHVFVREPFDKYVHDDSLFWNASGLSLKMGPNGLQLQMESVKAVLLGGIAFDTKPDTTAPVSAADHGFPLYPNHDAAKAAGFGRRLSMMSIFQGSVAGLEVGADVTLHGLKIGEVTDVGLVYDPKIDRIVVPVHYQIEAERIAGVASAEKASNVPLGAVAADMVKRGFRATLQSESLISGQKVVAIEYVAGAPPAELGREGDVFVVPSAQAGGFDTVTRSAAELLSKINRIDFQAIGARLADATKGVDELVNGPQLKRTLASLEATMADAQAVARKLDADASPALARLPDIANKLDSTLAQANRLVASMNTAYGSESRFSREIDRLLPQLNDTARSLRALTDLLARHPEALIKGRPGSGKE; this is encoded by the coding sequence ATGGATACACGTCGGGAAGCGGAAGCCGTTCCGGCGGCGGTCAGTCGTCAGGCGCGGCGCATACCGCTGATTTGGATCGTCCCGGTCATCACCGCCCTGATCGCCGCCTGGCTCGCCTGGGACACATTCTCCAAGCGTGGACCCACCATCACGATCACCTTCGACTCGGCCGACGGCCTGCAGCCGGGGCAGTCGCAGCTCAAGTTCAAGGACGTCACAATGGGTACGGTGAAGTCGATCGCCGTGACCCCGGATTTCTCGCAGGTCGTCGTCACGGTCGAGACGACGCGCGAGGCGGAGCCGCTGCTCAGTGACAAGACGATCTTCTGGGTGGTGAAGCCTCAGCTGTTCGCCGGCCGCATCTCCGGCCTCGATACGCTGCTGTCCGGCTCCTATATCGGGATGCTTCCTTCGACCGAGAAGGGCAAGGTGCAGCGGCATTTCCACGGCAGCGCCAATCCGCCGGTGCTGCCGGTCTCGGCGCCGGGCACCGTCTTCAGGCTCGAGACCAACCGGGTTGGCTCGATCAGCCTGGGCTCCCCGGTGTTCTATCGCGACATCGAGGTCGGCACCGTTCTCGGCTGGGACCTGGGACACATGGCGCGCAAGGTCACAGTGCACGTGTTCGTGCGCGAGCCATTCGACAAGTATGTGCACGACGATTCGCTGTTCTGGAACGCTTCCGGCCTGTCGTTGAAGATGGGGCCGAACGGCCTTCAGCTGCAGATGGAGTCGGTCAAGGCCGTGCTGCTGGGAGGTATTGCCTTCGATACCAAGCCCGACACCACGGCTCCGGTCAGTGCCGCCGACCACGGCTTTCCACTTTATCCGAACCATGACGCGGCGAAGGCCGCGGGCTTCGGACGGCGCCTCAGCATGATGTCGATCTTCCAGGGATCGGTCGCCGGCCTGGAGGTCGGCGCCGATGTCACGCTGCACGGGCTGAAGATCGGCGAGGTCACCGATGTGGGCCTCGTCTACGACCCGAAGATCGACCGGATCGTCGTGCCGGTTCACTACCAGATCGAAGCCGAGCGCATCGCCGGCGTGGCGTCGGCGGAAAAGGCGTCGAACGTGCCGCTTGGCGCTGTCGCCGCCGATATGGTCAAGCGCGGCTTCCGTGCCACGCTCCAGTCGGAAAGCCTGATCAGCGGCCAGAAGGTCGTTGCCATCGAATATGTCGCCGGCGCGCCGCCGGCCGAACTCGGGCGCGAAGGCGACGTCTTTGTCGTACCGTCGGCGCAGGCCGGCGGTTTCGACACCGTCACACGCTCGGCGGCCGAGCTTTTGTCCAAGATCAATCGCATCGATTTCCAGGCCATCGGCGCGCGCCTCGCGGACGCGACGAAGGGCGTGGACGAGCTGGTCAACGGACCGCAGCTGAAGAGGACGCTGGCCTCGCTCGAGGCCACCATGGCGGATGCGCAGGCCGTCGCACGCAAGCTCGATGCCGACGCCTCTCCAGCCCTTGCCCGCCTGCCGGACATCGCCAACAAGCTCGACAGCACGCTTGCCCAGGCCAACCGTCTGGTCGCTTCGATGAACACCGCCTACGGCAGCGAGTCACGGTTCAGCCGGGAGATCGATCGCTTGCTGCCGCAGCTCAACGACACGGCGCGTTCGCTGCGCGCCTTGACCGACCTTCTGGCGCGCCATCCCGAAGCTCTGATCAAGGGCCGCCCCGGTTCTGGAAAGGAATAG
- a CDS encoding glycosyltransferase family 4 protein, giving the protein MVAASLAGGGAERALLDTAALLAARGHEVTVLTFESETSDAYPVSARLSRIALGVAGQSGNRLRGILNNLRRIVRLRAEVRRLRPDVVVSYLTRTNIICLLALLGLGVPVVATEHNVAALNDAPVQALWRTLRRLLYPRMAQVVVVSKGLARQYAWLGANKLSVIYNFLPPTCAPRREAFGFLAEDARHIVGMGRLEPEKGFDRLIKAFHLVEKDCAGWKLLIVGEGSLRKELTRLVASLGLEHRIALPGRVSNPRALFRQCDLFALSSDSEGFGLVLVEAMSAELPVVSFDCDFGPREIVTPGVSGILVPPGDVPALSRAIRSLVKDDVLRARLARAGRESVGRFAPDEILNQWEALFRRLTGPRIAPQKAPRRTQAAERP; this is encoded by the coding sequence ATGGTCGCCGCTTCGCTCGCCGGCGGCGGTGCAGAGCGGGCGCTACTCGACACGGCAGCCCTTCTGGCCGCGCGTGGTCACGAAGTGACCGTGCTCACCTTCGAGAGCGAGACGTCCGACGCGTATCCTGTGTCGGCCCGCCTTTCCAGAATCGCTCTCGGCGTAGCGGGCCAGTCGGGGAACCGCCTGCGGGGCATCCTGAACAATCTCCGACGCATCGTGCGCCTGCGAGCAGAAGTCCGTCGACTCCGGCCCGACGTGGTCGTTTCCTACCTGACCCGAACCAACATCATCTGCCTGCTGGCATTGCTCGGCCTGGGCGTGCCCGTGGTGGCCACTGAACACAACGTCGCCGCGCTCAACGATGCACCGGTGCAAGCCTTGTGGCGCACGTTGCGTCGGCTCCTCTACCCGCGCATGGCGCAGGTCGTGGTCGTAAGCAAAGGTCTTGCCCGACAATACGCCTGGCTCGGAGCGAACAAGCTCAGCGTGATCTACAACTTCCTGCCGCCAACCTGCGCCCCTCGCCGGGAAGCCTTCGGTTTCCTGGCGGAGGATGCTCGGCACATCGTCGGGATGGGGCGATTGGAGCCCGAGAAAGGTTTCGATCGGCTGATCAAGGCGTTTCACCTTGTCGAAAAGGACTGCGCCGGCTGGAAGCTGCTCATCGTGGGCGAAGGCTCCCTGCGCAAGGAGCTGACCCGCCTGGTTGCGTCACTCGGGCTGGAGCATCGGATCGCCCTGCCTGGACGCGTAAGCAACCCGCGCGCCCTGTTTCGGCAGTGCGACCTGTTCGCCCTGTCGTCGGATAGCGAGGGGTTTGGGCTGGTTCTGGTCGAGGCGATGTCCGCCGAGCTGCCTGTAGTCAGCTTCGACTGCGATTTCGGCCCGCGCGAGATCGTAACTCCCGGCGTATCCGGGATACTGGTGCCCCCGGGCGACGTTCCGGCCCTGTCGAGGGCGATCCGAAGCCTCGTCAAGGATGACGTCCTGCGGGCCCGATTGGCACGGGCCGGGCGGGAATCGGTGGGCCGTTTCGCTCCGGACGAGATCCTGAACCAGTGGGAAGCCCTGTTCCGCCGCCTCACGGGTCCCCGGATTGCCCCGCAAAAGGCCCCTCGGCGTACGCAGGCGGCCGAGAGACCATGA
- a CDS encoding O-antigen ligase family protein: MDRGSSRAAAFGALLAGVFVTFPSFLMPGVADGSGPRTTDLLNLFGAGLLVLAVLRSARLHPAIRGILLVWATTVPWVFMEIYALAGIPDPPVQRVLIRWILCGCSAYLVTVLAETPRLRLRLLYGLLIGVVLSLLTVLHDFLTFSPEDLPIDQLVDLAIYNGKDIHDFIYRAYGIFGHPNSAAGCVLVGVPVLIGAIEEGRAPRWSIVMALALMGATFYLTKSRGPLLISSALVGYWLWSHARGIRLPLVLAGAVTVLGILTIGGLGSDWGNGVLLERFLDAGSISVNASDRWWTIATSFNFMLQNPLGMGSAYVDPLEIATGTSATHNAYLELALMGGIPLMLLVAVRLARTAARVFTACRPVEAWLAAYLLGIFLFESYFLQVNILLMTFWLVVSPLRSFGRQTAPRARPPVRTRPRHQLAVRPATRDLIG, translated from the coding sequence ATGGATAGAGGCTCGTCGAGGGCGGCCGCCTTCGGCGCGTTGTTGGCGGGCGTTTTCGTCACTTTTCCCAGCTTCCTTATGCCCGGCGTCGCCGATGGAAGCGGACCGCGGACAACGGACTTGCTAAACCTGTTTGGCGCCGGTCTGCTCGTCTTGGCCGTGCTGAGATCCGCCCGGCTGCATCCGGCCATCCGCGGCATCCTGCTCGTTTGGGCGACGACCGTGCCGTGGGTCTTCATGGAGATCTACGCCCTCGCCGGCATCCCTGATCCGCCGGTTCAGAGAGTGCTCATCCGCTGGATCCTTTGCGGTTGTTCGGCCTATCTGGTCACGGTCCTCGCCGAAACGCCGAGGCTGCGGCTGCGCTTGCTGTACGGTCTTCTGATAGGCGTCGTGCTCTCCTTGCTGACGGTGCTCCACGACTTTTTGACGTTCTCACCGGAAGATTTGCCGATCGATCAACTCGTTGATCTCGCCATCTACAACGGCAAGGACATTCACGACTTCATCTACAGGGCGTACGGGATCTTCGGGCATCCAAACAGCGCGGCCGGATGCGTGCTGGTCGGCGTTCCAGTTCTCATCGGCGCGATCGAGGAAGGAAGGGCACCGCGCTGGTCCATCGTGATGGCCTTGGCGCTGATGGGCGCCACCTTCTACCTTACGAAGTCGCGAGGCCCTCTGTTGATATCGTCGGCACTCGTCGGATATTGGCTCTGGTCTCACGCACGCGGCATTCGCCTCCCACTCGTGCTTGCCGGGGCCGTGACCGTTCTCGGGATCCTTACGATCGGCGGGCTCGGGTCGGACTGGGGCAATGGCGTCCTGCTCGAGCGGTTCCTCGACGCCGGCAGCATCTCTGTCAACGCCAGCGATCGCTGGTGGACCATCGCGACAAGTTTCAACTTCATGCTGCAGAATCCGCTTGGAATGGGCTCTGCCTACGTCGATCCGCTCGAGATCGCCACTGGTACGAGCGCCACACACAATGCGTACCTCGAGCTTGCCTTGATGGGCGGCATTCCACTGATGCTTCTCGTCGCCGTTCGGCTCGCCAGAACGGCTGCTCGGGTGTTCACGGCCTGCCGTCCGGTTGAAGCCTGGCTGGCCGCCTATCTCCTCGGCATCTTCCTTTTCGAGTCGTACTTCCTCCAGGTCAATATCCTGCTCATGACGTTCTGGCTCGTGGTATCGCCGTTACGATCTTTTGGACGGCAGACCGCGCCTCGGGCCAGGCCTCCCGTGCGAACCCGGCCGCGTCACCAACTGGCCGTGAGGCCGGCCACAAGGGACCTGATCGGATGA
- a CDS encoding polysaccharide biosynthesis tyrosine autokinase has protein sequence MAFDMDGSSRIDYRLYNEADGRLGVSTARIWASIWRRKWLIAVSSVILFGLFSTVLVLLPVWYTAESEIVVEQRREGADIAAVLSRLPTDSQAVLTQAEALRSRTLVQRTINRLNLLTNPEFNPRIIPNDGSLRSRWRQTKAAVMAFVELLLPTRKGPSDGDSVLTEATDIFLKHLRVMPVGRSQVLKATYTSENPELASEILNVLVGLYLETQMENRVAVPTKVSDFLKGELYRLQMKVREANDAVERYRNQAQLQQGIVQGRETLLYTQELSEANRELVSVRLKRQEAEARLSEIRANPNSFSDVLASPVIQQLRKQLSLLKEERSQLIATYGPSYPKLRQIEASIADGERQLKAEIANVVRSVASDLAVQTEREAQLVQSIANLKDQIQKAGSAKVTLASLEQEAEVNRSILNTFLTQYNQLASQRALQIADSYVLAQADVPTRPSFPPLLPFLGFAFVVSVALSSICALLLERTGETIRSSQEVQPLLTARALGVIPKLGAKTAVLTQVIDSPQSQFTESIRSILSRFLGPRNLGRAILVASAQPREGRTSLAIALARLAALAGRRVIIIDCDLRRPALHGAFGAKIGPGLTDLLQNRLELSKVIRKDTLTSLDYITGGQLAPYAANLLCLPEMATLLAKLRTGYDLLILDSPPSATVADASFLAQMADECLFIVGWNKTPWRLAREQMEDLSYQNCNLAGVVLNQVDMRKHSKYHPAYIVPARAPAMIGTAEQAIRDG, from the coding sequence ATGGCTTTCGATATGGACGGTTCTTCGCGCATCGACTACCGGTTGTACAATGAAGCCGACGGCCGCCTTGGGGTGTCCACTGCGCGAATCTGGGCCAGCATCTGGCGGCGGAAGTGGCTGATCGCGGTATCGAGCGTCATCCTGTTCGGGCTGTTCTCGACCGTGCTTGTCCTCTTGCCGGTTTGGTACACGGCGGAATCCGAGATCGTGGTCGAGCAAAGACGCGAGGGCGCGGACATTGCCGCAGTCCTGTCCCGCTTGCCGACCGATTCCCAGGCAGTGCTCACGCAAGCGGAAGCGCTGCGCTCGCGTACGCTCGTCCAGCGGACAATCAACCGGCTCAATCTGCTGACGAACCCGGAATTCAACCCGCGCATCATCCCAAACGATGGCTCGTTGCGGTCGCGGTGGCGGCAGACGAAGGCAGCGGTCATGGCCTTCGTCGAGCTCCTTCTGCCGACGCGCAAGGGTCCGAGCGACGGCGATTCGGTCCTCACCGAAGCGACAGACATCTTTTTGAAGCATCTTCGCGTTATGCCAGTCGGCCGCTCGCAAGTGTTGAAGGCCACCTACACGTCCGAGAACCCCGAGCTTGCAAGTGAAATCCTGAACGTGCTCGTCGGTCTCTATTTGGAAACCCAGATGGAGAACCGCGTTGCCGTGCCGACCAAGGTTAGCGACTTTCTGAAGGGGGAACTGTACAGGCTGCAGATGAAGGTCCGCGAAGCCAACGACGCCGTCGAGCGCTACAGAAACCAGGCACAACTCCAGCAAGGCATCGTCCAAGGCCGCGAGACCCTTCTTTACACGCAGGAACTGAGCGAGGCCAACCGCGAGCTGGTCTCGGTACGGCTAAAGCGTCAGGAGGCCGAGGCGCGTCTGAGCGAGATTCGCGCCAACCCGAATTCCTTTTCCGACGTCTTGGCAAGCCCTGTCATCCAGCAGTTGCGCAAGCAGCTTTCCCTCCTGAAAGAGGAGCGGTCGCAACTGATCGCCACCTATGGGCCGTCCTATCCCAAGCTGCGGCAGATCGAGGCGAGCATTGCCGATGGGGAGCGGCAACTGAAGGCGGAGATCGCCAACGTCGTTCGCTCCGTCGCAAGCGACCTGGCGGTCCAGACGGAGCGCGAAGCCCAGCTCGTCCAGTCCATCGCCAACCTGAAAGACCAGATCCAGAAAGCGGGCAGCGCCAAAGTTACACTCGCTTCGCTCGAACAGGAAGCCGAGGTCAATCGAAGCATCCTCAATACATTCCTGACGCAGTACAACCAGCTTGCATCCCAGCGCGCCCTGCAGATCGCGGACTCCTACGTCCTTGCGCAGGCGGACGTTCCGACCCGGCCGTCGTTCCCGCCGCTGCTCCCGTTCCTCGGGTTTGCCTTCGTGGTCTCCGTCGCGCTGTCCAGCATCTGCGCGCTGCTGCTCGAGCGAACCGGCGAGACCATACGCAGCTCCCAGGAAGTGCAACCCCTCCTTACCGCTCGGGCGCTGGGGGTCATCCCGAAGCTCGGCGCCAAGACCGCCGTGCTTACGCAGGTGATCGACAGCCCGCAATCGCAATTCACGGAGTCGATCCGGAGCATCTTGTCCCGCTTCCTGGGCCCGCGCAATTTGGGGCGCGCGATCCTGGTTGCGTCAGCGCAGCCCCGGGAAGGACGGACGTCCCTTGCGATCGCGCTGGCCCGTCTCGCAGCGCTTGCCGGCCGGCGCGTCATCATCATCGACTGCGACCTGCGTCGCCCGGCGCTGCATGGCGCGTTCGGCGCGAAGATAGGGCCTGGCTTGACGGACTTACTCCAGAACCGTCTCGAACTGAGCAAGGTGATCCGCAAAGATACCCTTACTTCGCTCGACTACATCACGGGCGGCCAGCTCGCGCCTTACGCAGCGAACCTGCTCTGCCTTCCGGAAATGGCGACGCTGCTGGCGAAGCTTCGCACCGGATACGACCTCCTCATTCTGGACTCGCCGCCGAGCGCCACCGTGGCCGATGCAAGCTTCCTGGCGCAGATGGCGGACGAGTGCCTGTTCATCGTGGGCTGGAACAAGACGCCCTGGAGGCTCGCGCGCGAGCAGATGGAGGACCTCTCGTACCAGAACTGCAATCTTGCCGGCGTCGTCCTCAACCAGGTCGATATGCGGAAGCATTCGAAATACCACCCAGCTTACATCGTGCCGGCCCGTGCGCCCGCTATGATCGGCACGGCCGAGCAGGCCATCCGCGATGGATAG